The following coding sequences are from one Bradyrhizobium sp. WSM471 window:
- a CDS encoding aldehyde dehydrogenase family protein: MSVAYDFVHSPATEFMSRPQHLLIDGRRVPASSGRTFKSLNPATGQVIAVVAEGNEADVDHAVAAARRAFEGPWRTMRASERGQILLRWADLLKAHAEEIIELESIDAGKPIAATSRQDFPAAVDTLIYYAGWADKISGDVVPVRDDALTYTVREPVGVVAAIVPWNFPLMIGMWKLAPALACGCTIVMKPAELTSLSALRIAELALEAGLPAGVFNVVTGPGRVVGDALVNHPDVDKVTFTGSPGVGRGIMKGAASNFKRVSLELGGKSANVIFDDADLEAASKAAASGIFFNAGQVCSAGSRVLVQEKAYDEVVERLAARAKSLRIGDPLDRKTTLGPVISEKQMKSVLDYVDIGRKEGATLVTGGEKVGDRGYFISPAVFANVAHEMRISQEEIFGPVVSVIKFKDEADALRIANGTAYSLAAGVWSRDIGKLQRFAKRARAGTVWMNTYGYTDVRLPWGGERDSGLGREHGTAALDNFTEPKAVWMNLAV; this comes from the coding sequence ATGTCTGTTGCATATGACTTTGTACACTCGCCGGCCACCGAGTTCATGTCTCGGCCACAGCATCTGCTGATTGACGGTCGCCGTGTCCCCGCCAGCTCCGGGCGCACCTTCAAGTCGCTCAATCCTGCCACCGGGCAGGTCATCGCCGTCGTCGCCGAAGGCAACGAGGCCGATGTCGACCATGCGGTCGCCGCCGCGCGCCGGGCCTTCGAAGGCCCCTGGCGCACGATGCGGGCGTCCGAGCGCGGCCAGATCCTGCTGCGCTGGGCAGATCTGCTCAAGGCTCACGCCGAGGAGATCATCGAACTCGAGTCGATCGATGCGGGCAAGCCGATCGCGGCGACATCGCGGCAGGATTTTCCGGCGGCCGTCGACACGCTGATCTACTATGCCGGTTGGGCCGACAAGATCAGTGGCGACGTCGTGCCCGTGCGCGATGATGCCCTGACCTACACTGTGCGCGAGCCGGTCGGTGTGGTCGCGGCGATTGTGCCCTGGAATTTCCCGCTGATGATCGGGATGTGGAAGCTCGCGCCGGCGCTGGCCTGCGGCTGCACCATCGTGATGAAGCCGGCCGAGCTGACCTCGTTGTCGGCGCTGCGCATCGCCGAGCTCGCGCTCGAAGCCGGCCTGCCGGCGGGCGTCTTCAACGTCGTCACTGGCCCGGGCCGCGTCGTCGGCGACGCGCTGGTCAATCACCCTGACGTCGACAAGGTCACCTTCACCGGCTCTCCGGGTGTCGGGCGGGGAATCATGAAGGGCGCCGCAAGCAACTTCAAGCGCGTCTCGCTCGAGCTGGGCGGCAAATCTGCCAACGTCATTTTCGACGATGCCGATCTCGAAGCCGCATCGAAAGCTGCGGCTTCCGGCATCTTCTTCAATGCCGGCCAGGTCTGCTCGGCCGGCTCTCGCGTGCTGGTGCAGGAGAAGGCTTATGACGAGGTCGTCGAACGACTGGCGGCACGCGCAAAGTCGCTCAGGATCGGCGACCCGCTCGACCGCAAGACGACGCTCGGCCCCGTCATATCCGAGAAGCAGATGAAGTCGGTCCTCGACTATGTCGACATTGGCCGGAAGGAGGGCGCGACCCTCGTCACCGGTGGCGAGAAGGTCGGCGATCGCGGCTACTTCATCAGCCCCGCGGTGTTCGCGAATGTCGCGCACGAGATGCGGATCTCACAGGAGGAGATCTTCGGACCCGTCGTCAGCGTCATCAAGTTCAAGGATGAAGCCGACGCTTTGCGGATTGCCAACGGCACGGCTTACAGCCTCGCCGCCGGCGTCTGGAGCCGCGACATCGGCAAGCTGCAGCGCTTCGCCAAGCGGGCGCGCGCGGGCACGGTCTGGATGAACACCTATGGCTATACCGACGTGCGGCTGCCTTGGGGCGGCGAGCGCGACTCCGGGCTCGGCCGCGAGCACGGCACCGCCGCGCTCGACAATTTCACCGAGCCCAAGGCTGTCTGGATGAATCTGGCCGTTTGA
- a CDS encoding substrate-binding domain-containing protein — translation MLQIEIEAVWRFRREGNPRTAIVMLGVLNEIRRTGKITSAAKDAHLSYRHVWNLIEQWSEFFGTPLVETQRGKGSKLTPFGERLVWAGERMQARLGPQLENLAQELASEIKPFLEQRPSVIRVHASHGFAVAKLREFLDREPGIGVDLRYVSNQHSLVSLAQGACDLSGLHLPHGALRAQGIKAAREWLDPREDRIISFVTREMGLMVARGNPLRIASLDDLTGPKVRFVNRDHDSGTRLLFDQLLAASGIDESRINGAQQIEFTHAAVAAYVASGMADASFGVEAAARHFGLDFIRLLTEDYFFVCKRAFLDTGPMQRILEIIRSADFRAAVATLPGYVPSDTGTVTGVKAFLEMHAVR, via the coding sequence ATGCTTCAGATCGAGATCGAGGCCGTATGGCGGTTTCGCCGCGAGGGCAATCCGCGGACCGCCATCGTCATGCTCGGCGTCCTCAACGAGATCAGGAGAACCGGGAAGATCACCAGCGCAGCCAAGGACGCGCACCTCTCCTATCGCCATGTCTGGAATCTGATCGAGCAATGGTCGGAGTTCTTCGGCACGCCGCTCGTGGAAACGCAGCGCGGCAAAGGCTCGAAACTCACGCCATTCGGCGAGCGGCTGGTGTGGGCGGGCGAGCGCATGCAGGCCCGGCTCGGACCTCAACTTGAGAATCTGGCGCAAGAGCTGGCGAGCGAGATCAAGCCGTTCCTCGAGCAGCGCCCGTCAGTGATCCGCGTCCATGCCAGCCACGGCTTTGCGGTCGCAAAACTGCGCGAATTCCTCGACCGCGAGCCCGGCATCGGCGTCGATCTGCGCTATGTCAGCAACCAGCACTCGCTGGTCTCGCTGGCGCAAGGCGCCTGCGATCTCTCCGGCCTGCATCTGCCGCACGGCGCCCTGCGCGCCCAGGGCATCAAGGCTGCGCGGGAATGGCTCGATCCGCGCGAGGATCGCATCATCAGCTTCGTCACACGCGAAATGGGATTGATGGTCGCGCGCGGCAATCCGCTGCGCATCGCTTCGCTTGATGATCTCACCGGACCAAAAGTCCGTTTCGTCAACCGCGACCACGATTCCGGCACGCGGCTTCTGTTCGACCAACTGCTCGCGGCAAGCGGAATTGACGAGAGCCGCATCAACGGCGCGCAGCAGATCGAATTCACCCACGCCGCGGTCGCAGCCTATGTCGCGAGCGGCATGGCCGATGCGAGTTTCGGCGTCGAAGCCGCCGCCCGGCATTTCGGCCTCGATTTCATCCGGCTCCTGACCGAGGATTATTTCTTCGTCTGCAAGCGCGCGTTCCTGGACACCGGGCCGATGCAGCGCATCCTGGAGATCATCCGCAGCGCCGATTT